A genomic segment from Marinobacter subterrani encodes:
- the ubiD gene encoding 4-hydroxy-3-polyprenylbenzoate decarboxylase produces MKYNDLRDFIDQLEKLGELKRISVEVDPHLEMTEICDRTLRAGGPALLFENPKGYDMPVLANLFGTPKRVALGMGQDSVTALRDIGKLLAFLKEPDPPKGFRDAIEKLPLFRQVMRMSPKVLRSAPCQDVVIERDQVDLYQIPVQHCWPGDAGPLVTWPLVITRGPHKERQNLGIYRQQVIGRNRLIMRWLSHRGGALDFQEFQKANPGKPYPVAVALGADPATILGAVTPVPDTLSEYAFAGLLRGSRTELVKASLSDLEVPASAEIVLEGFIYPDDVAPEGPFGDHTGYYNEVDQFPVFTVERISHRRDPIYHSTYTGRPPDEPAILGVALNEVFIPILQKQFPEIVDFYLPPEGCSYRLAIVTMKKQYPGHAKRVMMGVWSFLRQFMYTKFVIVTDDDVNARNWEDVIWAITTRMDPVRDTTLVENTPIDYLDFASPVSGLGSKMGMDATNKWPGETTREWGEPIAMADDVKHRVDEMWDSLGIESPGSRPD; encoded by the coding sequence ATGAAATACAACGACCTGCGTGACTTCATTGACCAGTTGGAGAAGCTGGGCGAGCTGAAACGGATCAGCGTTGAGGTCGACCCCCATCTGGAAATGACCGAAATCTGCGACCGCACTTTGCGGGCAGGTGGTCCTGCGTTATTGTTTGAAAATCCCAAGGGCTATGACATGCCGGTACTGGCGAACCTGTTCGGGACACCGAAGCGGGTGGCGCTGGGTATGGGGCAGGATAGCGTCACCGCGCTTCGGGACATCGGTAAGCTGCTGGCGTTTCTCAAGGAACCGGATCCCCCCAAGGGTTTTCGGGATGCCATTGAAAAGCTGCCGCTGTTTCGGCAGGTGATGCGGATGAGCCCGAAGGTGCTGCGCTCCGCGCCCTGCCAGGACGTGGTGATCGAGAGAGATCAGGTGGATCTTTACCAGATTCCGGTTCAGCACTGCTGGCCGGGGGATGCCGGGCCGCTGGTAACCTGGCCGCTGGTGATTACCCGTGGGCCCCACAAAGAGCGCCAGAACCTTGGCATCTACCGGCAGCAGGTGATTGGCCGCAATCGGCTGATCATGCGCTGGCTAAGTCATCGTGGTGGTGCCCTGGATTTTCAGGAGTTCCAGAAGGCCAATCCCGGTAAGCCATACCCGGTGGCTGTGGCGCTTGGCGCCGACCCGGCTACGATTCTCGGAGCGGTTACGCCGGTCCCCGATACCCTGTCGGAATATGCTTTTGCCGGCCTGCTCAGGGGCAGCCGCACTGAACTGGTGAAGGCGAGCCTGAGTGATCTTGAAGTGCCTGCCAGCGCCGAGATTGTGCTTGAGGGCTTCATCTACCCGGATGACGTGGCGCCGGAAGGGCCGTTTGGCGATCACACCGGTTACTACAACGAAGTGGATCAGTTCCCGGTGTTTACCGTGGAGCGCATCAGCCATCGCCGGGACCCGATCTATCACAGCACCTACACCGGCCGCCCCCCCGATGAACCGGCGATTCTCGGAGTGGCGCTGAACGAAGTATTCATCCCGATTCTGCAGAAGCAGTTTCCGGAAATCGTGGATTTCTACCTGCCGCCGGAAGGCTGTTCCTATCGGCTTGCTATCGTGACCATGAAGAAACAGTATCCCGGCCATGCCAAACGGGTGATGATGGGGGTATGGTCATTTCTACGGCAGTTCATGTACACCAAGTTTGTGATTGTCACCGACGATGATGTGAATGCCCGCAACTGGGAGGATGTGATCTGGGCGATTACCACCCGGATGGATCCGGTGCGGGACACCACCCTGGTGGAGAATACGCCGATCGATTACCTGGACTTTGCCTCCCCGGTGTCGGGACTCGGTTCCAAGATGGGGATGGACGCCACCAACAAGTGGCCGGGAGAGACCACCCGTGAGTGGGGCGAGCCCATCGCGATGGCGGACGATGTCAAACATCGGGTGGATGAGATGTGGGACTCGCTGGGCATTGAAAGTCCGGGATCCCGCCCCGACTGA